Within Candidatus Cloacimonadota bacterium, the genomic segment CAACACTGCCAAAATATCCAATCTAATCTTTTTAAGTCCGTTTATCTCGATGTTCTTTATTCAAAGCATCCTGAAGGAATCTATCCATCCGGCTACAATTATCGGATTGTTGCTAATAGTAGTCTCAAACCTCGTTCAAAAGAGTAATCTTTAGCTTTTTGTTTCTGCAAGTTTCTGTTTACAGATATTTACAGCATTGCGACTGCGTTCTATCTCCTGCTCGTTTCCTAATTGCTCTTTTAACGCTAAGCTTCTACTATAATACTTTAAGGCAGTATTAAAATCTTCGGTATCGAAACTGATATTGCCCAGATTTCCCAAGGCATTTATGATCTCAAGCTTATCGTTCATTTTTGTAGCAAGCTCAAGTTTTTGCAAAAACCACATCTTTGCTTCATCTAATCTCTGCAATTCATAACAGCACCATCCAAGATTACCCAGTGCAATAGATTCATCGCGTAAGAACTTGGATTCTTTGCTTATACTCAGACTTTGCGAAAATGCATCAAATCCTTTTTCACCATTACCTTGCGCTAAATAGATTAACCCCAAATTAGAGAGTGTTTTAGCTTCGCGTTGCTTATCTTCTAACATTTGAGAAAGTTTCAGGCTTTGGTTGTGGAAATTTATTGCTTCTTCATGTTGTTTATGATGCTGATGCCAAATACCTAAGTTGTTTTGGGCAATGCAGATCTGAAGTTTATCATCAAGCTTAACTGCGGTTTGATATTGTTTTTCAAAACTCCTAATCGCAAGCTCAAAGTTTCCTTTATAAAAAGCTGCTACACCAATAAATCTCAGCAATTCGCAGTATAGGATGGTCTCATCTGGTATATATTGTTTTGCTTCCTGTATCAAAGCATCTGCCTCATCCCATTTCCCGGTAAGCCAGTATATATCTGCAAGCTTGATCTGCAATTCTGCTTTTTCTACGGGATCGGTTAAATAGCCTAAGAGAGTTTTCCCTAATTTGAGAGCCAAAGAATTGTCAAAACTTTTTGCAGCTTTATCTACTCCTAGTTTTAGGTGAGGTATCGCTTTTTGGGGCAGTTCTGCTTTAATATAGTGATCTGCCAGAGCAAAGATAAAATCCTCTAAGTTATCCGCAAACAGTTTTTCTATGGCAGCAGCCGTGAGTTCATGCAGTAACTTCCTGTTCTGTAATAGTAATGTTTGATATGCTACTTCACGGGTAGTAATGTGTTTAAAAAAATAGGTCGAGAAATCAAAGCCTAAAAGCTTCATTATTAAAGAATGCTCTTCCAGCTTGCCCAGCGTGCTTTCCAGATTAACAGGGTCGTCCAATCTAGATTCTACTTCTCGCAAAATCTCCACAAAAAACTCATTTCCTATAACTGAAGCCTTGTGAAGAAGTAAACGCAGATGTTGAGGTAAAGCATCTAGTCGGGATAAGATCAAAGCATGCAAATTGCCCGGTACAGGATATTCATCAAGATCCGTTTGGGGCAGATTACTAATGTAATTACACCATTCTTCCAGATAAAAAGGATTACCGGCAGATAGTTCGCTCACCAGCTTAAGAGTTTCTTTGTTTAAGTTCTTAGTTTGGTTATAGCTGTTAAGTAATTCATTTATCTGAGCTGCATCAAGTGGCTCCAATTCCATTACCTTAAAAGATGAGTGATTTGTTATTGCTTCCAAAATTGGAT encodes:
- a CDS encoding EamA/RhaT family transporter, with product NTAKISNLIFLSPFISMFFIQSILKESIHPATIIGLLLIVVSNLVQKSNL
- a CDS encoding tetratricopeptide repeat protein, which codes for MNDDLWFGPDFMVEDEEEQKKSLREGELREVAVLFADIKGFTNISNLFEPEVIHAKMDDIMKIFSRCISFYGGFVDKYIGDGIMALFGAKKATEQDTQRSVLAAIKMQEQLRLYNKLLNREQGFESVELGLRIGINTGLVSVGKVGESREGDFTVYGPQVNLASRMESNAPVNRIMLPNRTKQLVEHIFDFESKGPVNVKGMDQPIDCWLVIGQKSSFHVSKSSVFIGRQAELKELTEAFNMAKSGTRVIGIKGDAGIGKSRLLQEFCISKQAALILQGRCSSISPTPFNMFVRIIESYFEISHNSTTAHKKEKLITGITKLSKLNNHPDDVLDCLPLLAFLLEIKIPDARIEQKGKDLLNHILRAMETVLMAIVSSAQSQSKDIIMILDDIHLIDESSAHTLEFLLARFEQNHIPILIIALYRLDYPILEAITNHSSFKVMELEPLDAAQINELLNSYNQTKNLNKETLKLVSELSAGNPFYLEEWCNYISNLPQTDLDEYPVPGNLHALILSRLDALPQHLRLLLHKASVIGNEFFVEILREVESRLDDPVNLESTLGKLEEHSLIMKLLGFDFSTYFFKHITTREVAYQTLLLQNRKLLHELTAAAIEKLFADNLEDFIFALADHYIKAELPQKAIPHLKLGVDKAAKSFDNSLALKLGKTLLGYLTDPVEKAELQIKLADIYWLTGKWDEADALIQEAKQYIPDETILYCELLRFIGVAAFYKGNFELAIRSFEKQYQTAVKLDDKLQICIAQNNLGIWHQHHKQHEEAINFHNQSLKLSQMLEDKQREAKTLSNLGLIYLAQGNGEKGFDAFSQSLSISKESKFLRDESIALGNLGWCCYELQRLDEAKMWFLQKLELATKMNDKLEIINALGNLGNISFDTEDFNTALKYYSRSLALKEQLGNEQEIERSRNAVNICKQKLAETKS